One Bacteriovorax sp. PP10 DNA window includes the following coding sequences:
- a CDS encoding paraquat-inducible protein A, giving the protein MKKFKMILSVLIILTSIVLCQQIIHNSTINQANKVDSAELNHIRYGLLSVDTWKTQVSGIVLAEVDKLDFTNDYETELKSNIETQLNILITKVDEKIKQSNKGFKGAIKQAFIDIFISIDDIKKGIPTYADSMVKEMQKTRNQAKIKALLKEKLVQYIDKTFDQQDMSQVERIMKRTDSLDIETARLVLANEIAKKKEVISNESIILISISIILFLLPAFNNKEALQPFQYSIMILSLIILLVVGVTSPMIDMEAKISKMTFILMDHQIHFENQVLYFQTKSVLDVFWIMITHETFQMKFVGILMVLFSIVFPVLKIISSWAFYYNYRQARENKWVKFFVLKSGKWSMADVMVVAIFMAYIGFNGIITSQFGKLSTATKDIVILTTNGTALQPGYYLFFTYAMLALFLSAYLAKLPHEEK; this is encoded by the coding sequence ATGAAAAAATTTAAAATGATCTTATCAGTACTCATCATCCTGACGTCCATCGTTCTATGCCAACAAATCATTCACAACTCTACTATCAATCAGGCCAATAAAGTCGACTCTGCCGAACTTAATCACATCAGATACGGTCTTCTAAGCGTCGATACATGGAAAACTCAAGTCTCTGGGATTGTATTAGCTGAAGTCGATAAACTAGATTTCACAAACGATTATGAAACTGAATTAAAAAGCAACATCGAAACTCAATTGAATATTCTCATCACTAAAGTTGATGAGAAAATCAAGCAGAGCAATAAAGGATTCAAAGGAGCTATCAAGCAGGCCTTCATAGATATTTTTATAAGCATTGATGATATTAAGAAAGGTATTCCGACTTATGCAGACTCAATGGTTAAAGAGATGCAAAAAACCCGCAATCAGGCCAAAATAAAAGCTCTCCTGAAAGAGAAGCTTGTTCAGTATATTGATAAAACCTTCGACCAGCAGGACATGTCTCAAGTCGAAAGGATTATGAAGCGCACTGACTCTCTGGATATTGAAACGGCAAGACTGGTACTTGCCAATGAAATTGCAAAGAAAAAAGAAGTGATCTCTAACGAATCAATCATACTTATTTCCATTTCAATTATTCTTTTTCTCCTGCCTGCCTTTAACAATAAAGAGGCACTTCAGCCTTTCCAATACAGTATTATGATTTTATCGCTTATTATTCTGCTTGTTGTAGGTGTCACATCTCCAATGATCGACATGGAGGCTAAAATATCAAAGATGACCTTCATCCTGATGGATCATCAAATCCATTTTGAAAATCAGGTCCTCTATTTTCAAACCAAAAGTGTTCTCGATGTTTTCTGGATCATGATTACTCATGAAACTTTTCAAATGAAGTTCGTAGGAATTTTAATGGTTCTCTTCAGTATCGTGTTCCCTGTTTTGAAAATCATTTCGTCATGGGCCTTCTATTATAACTATCGTCAGGCCAGAGAAAACAAATGGGTTAAATTCTTCGTTTTAAAATCCGGTAAGTGGTCAATGGCCGATGTTATGGTCGTCGCTATCTTCATGGCCTATATTGGCTTTAACGGCATCATTACAAGCCAGTTTGGAAAGCTTTCAACAGCAACTAAAGACATTGTCATCCTGACAACCAATGGAACGGCCCTTCAACCAGGTTATTATCTATTTTTCACCTATGCGATGCTCGCTCTCTTCCTTTCAGCTTATCTAGCTAAATTGCCTCATGAGGAAAAATAG
- a CDS encoding GNAT family N-acetyltransferase, with translation MFLSESHIEELIAFTEKYSGKPQPSSAMVRRFLRELISTKDLVFDLQDNHGRMALAVLLDKVINPANDSCLEILAVRSDLDASSLVFKFIEMAKNHPTMNRTGFQVGFHQDSLISDTELSKLGLSHYYDTFEMLHSDLSSVARDDHVNISDAVMSDQYELYQVLCESFAQSPDTSIPDEATWNRNFLKSSKSHFYLFRSNNVIVGFANLVEGEDGVESEIRTLGVLSSARGKGIGKHLLQHSLIQSSKLGFKACRLTVAVANEKALSMYSQAGFKVAEKFKTFRINFP, from the coding sequence ATGTTTTTATCCGAAAGTCATATTGAGGAACTGATAGCTTTTACAGAAAAGTATTCTGGAAAACCTCAGCCCTCTAGCGCGATGGTTAGAAGATTTCTAAGAGAATTGATTTCGACTAAAGATTTAGTTTTTGATTTACAAGATAATCATGGGCGCATGGCCTTGGCCGTACTCTTGGATAAAGTGATTAATCCTGCGAATGACTCTTGCTTAGAAATTTTGGCCGTAAGATCAGACCTCGATGCTTCTTCTTTAGTTTTTAAATTTATTGAAATGGCCAAAAACCATCCCACAATGAACCGTACTGGCTTTCAAGTTGGATTTCATCAAGACTCTCTTATAAGCGATACAGAGCTTAGCAAATTAGGACTGTCACATTATTATGATACCTTCGAAATGCTTCACTCTGATCTCTCTAGTGTCGCTAGAGATGATCATGTAAATATCAGTGACGCTGTCATGTCAGATCAATATGAACTCTATCAGGTTTTATGTGAATCATTTGCTCAAAGTCCTGATACAAGTATTCCAGATGAAGCGACATGGAATAGAAATTTTTTAAAATCTTCAAAGTCGCATTTCTATTTATTTCGCTCAAACAATGTGATTGTTGGATTTGCTAATCTTGTTGAAGGCGAAGATGGAGTAGAAAGTGAGATTAGAACATTGGGTGTTCTAAGCAGTGCAAGAGGAAAAGGAATTGGAAAACACTTGCTTCAACACAGTTTAATACAATCATCAAAATTGGGATTTAAAGCATGCCGATTAACGGTTGCTGTGGCGAATGAAAAAGCTCTTTCAATGTACTCACAGGCCGGATTCAAAGTTGCAGAAAAATTTAAAACTTTTCGAATTAACTTTCCATAG
- a CDS encoding four-helix bundle copper-binding protein, which yields MQTQVMENNSKGKGHVPTKMDQCIQNCLNCFRVCEQTLAEALYGNSQNFSQALILIKSCAEICHTSAKFMMMNSAFHVDTCGICAKVCIECADTCESLGDENLRECIEACRACAKSCNEMSKMSH from the coding sequence ATGCAAACACAAGTGATGGAAAATAACTCAAAAGGAAAAGGTCATGTACCAACTAAAATGGATCAATGTATTCAAAACTGCTTAAACTGTTTCAGGGTTTGTGAGCAGACACTTGCCGAAGCCCTATATGGCAATTCACAGAATTTCTCCCAGGCCCTTATTTTAATAAAGTCATGTGCAGAAATTTGTCATACATCAGCTAAATTTATGATGATGAATTCTGCTTTTCATGTAGATACATGTGGGATCTGTGCAAAGGTATGTATTGAATGTGCAGATACTTGTGAATCGCTTGGAGATGAAAATTTAAGAGAGTGTATTGAGGCGTGTAGAGCGTGTGCTAAGAGTTGTAATGAAATGTCTAAGATGTCTCATTAA
- a CDS encoding YybH family protein yields the protein MSAKSEISDLLKQYELDVQDKNIEDLLRLHTSNIEAFDLMPPFKYSGKELLRDRIEHWFKSYDGEIKFKFNDIHVESGEELSICHALIKTSGKLKNGERTDMWTRSTLGLKKEEGQWRIFHEHTSEPIDVATGKAVTELSL from the coding sequence ATGAGTGCCAAAAGTGAAATCTCTGATCTGTTAAAGCAGTATGAGTTAGATGTGCAGGATAAAAACATTGAAGACTTATTAAGACTTCATACAAGCAACATTGAAGCGTTTGATCTCATGCCACCATTTAAGTATTCAGGTAAAGAATTATTGCGAGATAGAATTGAGCATTGGTTTAAATCTTATGATGGAGAAATAAAATTCAAATTTAATGACATTCATGTAGAGTCTGGCGAAGAGCTAAGTATATGCCATGCTCTTATTAAAACATCTGGAAAATTAAAAAATGGCGAGAGGACCGATATGTGGACAAGGTCAACACTTGGGTTAAAAAAAGAAGAAGGGCAGTGGAGAATCTTTCATGAACATACTTCTGAGCCAATTGATGTGGCGACAGGTAAAGCTGTCACGGAATTAAGCCTTTAG
- a CDS encoding DNA topoisomerase IB: protein MFDPLKSAKAAGLKYVTDAKPGIKRLKKGKGFKYIDETTGKNPNQKNLLRIKELVIPPAWENVWICKDPNGHLQVTGRDARARKQYRYHEKWTIKRNTTKFENMKLLCKKLPLLRKKIESDLKHPGMPREKVIAAVIKVMLITRSRIGNSEYAAQNETYGLTTILNEHAKVKGKNIKLNFRGKSGVDHDITFEDEKISKIIKRCQDLPGEELFAFIEDDHVTDINSLHVNDYLRDATHEDFTAKDLRTWCGTCEALKLLMQNFPLEKLSENKIKKRHISVIKETAAHLRNTVAVCKKYYIHPVIFLADEKNTLKKLCKTCTSTSKYMQKEEKILKKLLKA from the coding sequence ATGTTTGACCCCCTAAAGAGTGCGAAGGCAGCTGGCCTGAAATATGTCACAGATGCAAAACCTGGAATCAAACGATTAAAGAAAGGAAAAGGTTTTAAGTATATTGATGAGACCACTGGCAAAAATCCAAATCAAAAAAATCTTTTAAGAATTAAAGAATTAGTTATTCCTCCTGCGTGGGAGAATGTTTGGATTTGCAAAGATCCTAATGGACATCTGCAAGTGACAGGAAGAGATGCTCGCGCTCGCAAACAGTATCGCTATCATGAAAAATGGACTATCAAAAGAAACACTACGAAATTTGAGAATATGAAACTTCTTTGTAAGAAGCTTCCACTCCTACGTAAAAAAATAGAATCTGATTTAAAGCACCCTGGAATGCCTAGAGAGAAAGTTATCGCTGCAGTTATTAAGGTCATGTTAATTACAAGAAGTCGAATTGGTAATAGTGAATACGCTGCTCAAAATGAAACTTATGGACTCACGACAATTCTTAATGAGCATGCAAAAGTAAAAGGTAAAAACATTAAACTTAATTTTCGTGGGAAAAGTGGTGTCGATCACGATATTACATTTGAAGATGAAAAGATTTCAAAAATCATCAAGCGCTGTCAGGATCTCCCAGGTGAAGAGCTTTTTGCCTTCATTGAAGATGATCACGTGACAGATATCAACTCTCTGCATGTAAATGATTATTTAAGAGATGCTACTCACGAAGATTTTACTGCAAAAGATTTAAGAACATGGTGTGGTACTTGCGAAGCTTTAAAATTGCTTATGCAGAACTTCCCTCTTGAAAAACTATCAGAGAACAAAATCAAAAAAAGACATATCTCTGTTATTAAAGAAACGGCCGCTCACTTAAGAAATACTGTCGCTGTTTGCAAAAAGTATTATATCCATCCTGTTATTTTCCTGGCCGATGAAAAAAACACTCTGAAGAAATTATGCAAGACCTGTACGAGTACCTCTAAATATATGCAGAAAGAAGAAAAGATTCTCAAAAAGTTACTAAAGGCTTAA
- a CDS encoding alpha/beta hydrolase: MTYSEIKIQTDLPLKYIAQTPADTKNKPLVIFLHGFTRSEQDISHFKNDFFPEFTYLSVRAPLPIYSGHQWFSLQIPPGGLIQVGQEIKNSSKLLEDFIKGAVRKYQTDTEKVFLIGFSQGAMMSYELGLRKPMTVRGIAALSGAMLPIVQSQMKPGHDLKNLAVFIGHGTEDNRIPLDAASAANSTLSKTSISPTFHSYEGLGHTINHKELVDINAWIKNTLSTNRSAVRQR, translated from the coding sequence ATGACTTACTCAGAAATAAAGATACAAACAGATCTGCCCCTCAAATACATCGCGCAAACACCTGCTGACACAAAAAACAAACCGCTTGTCATTTTTCTTCATGGGTTCACTAGAAGTGAACAAGATATCTCTCATTTTAAAAATGATTTCTTTCCGGAGTTTACTTATCTTTCTGTAAGAGCTCCACTGCCTATCTACTCTGGCCATCAATGGTTCAGCTTGCAAATTCCACCAGGTGGTCTTATTCAAGTTGGACAAGAAATTAAAAATAGCTCAAAACTACTCGAAGACTTTATCAAGGGCGCTGTCCGAAAATACCAAACTGATACTGAAAAAGTATTTCTCATTGGCTTTAGCCAGGGCGCTATGATGAGTTACGAATTAGGGTTAAGGAAGCCTATGACCGTAAGAGGAATCGCTGCTCTTAGCGGGGCCATGCTTCCGATAGTGCAGTCACAGATGAAGCCTGGGCATGATTTAAAAAACCTAGCGGTCTTCATAGGACATGGGACTGAAGATAATAGGATCCCACTCGATGCGGCCAGTGCTGCAAATAGCACGCTTTCAAAGACCTCCATCAGCCCGACATTCCATTCATATGAAGGTTTAGGGCACACGATTAACCATAAAGAACTGGTCGACATCAATGCCTGGATTAAAAACACCCTGTCCACCAATCGAAGCGCGGTAAGACAAAGATGA
- a CDS encoding S41 family peptidase, with product MPTLKFLRTTFSLVAALTSLSAFAGPPAYSLLKNARPFIKLPEYSVEQKKLVLDQARLILSQIYINRELKIKDFGPTANPIPYLNKIESELSTISDLSFHKQLSDIFFRFRDLHTLYYLPKPFACYDSFLPFTFKEVTAANGKKVIAVSTMRDDAAVLKFMPKPFRLKIGDIVTSYNGLSIEKAIQANMDHSLGANPSAARRKSIENLRFYQHNLDLLPEKDSTKFEFQTSEGEKYKMEIPWVTWKDWNCVGQKNNLAVNTVRKAPMAEAKKDRADVDQTGESTLYWQINKTKFGNFGYIELMSFDPIDVTVNEVVTKVKNLLQNELKNTDGLMIDLRGNTGGRLPLAERMIQLFSPHEIQPHTYILRNSEANAFYTALTPMDLFTKALEEAQRTNSPFTKKLPIDSVEEVNDLGQVYFKPVAVYVDSNCYSACDTFAAHVQDHKVATVFGEDQTTGGGGANVFSLDEILEDFEQYGVDSGIFKKLPNGQNITFAFRQAFRSGVNQGKLIEDIGVKVDRISAPSMSDQFNSNNDQILVLERFLQQESKKYTSNIFLANEDRQDFLINKKAKLIASWNDTTGIEFKVDGRVREARAIKPAAVNAAITLPAVIETNTVGDGRFEILGSSKDKRVWRKVINYRIVPESKVIGLNQSLKINLKDNQSLALYTHNTQKQDGWNISNNSLYLGDGSYYADMSFAEASLFVTLPVASYELKFDAAVKIEKDLDYMKVIAIVNGKEVVLIDKLSGDLPMKNYKVDLAQFQGQAIEIRFVFESDPETTDKGITIKNISLTPVLK from the coding sequence ATGCCCACTTTGAAGTTTCTTAGAACTACATTTTCCCTTGTGGCCGCCCTTACTTCATTGTCCGCATTCGCCGGTCCTCCAGCATACAGTTTATTAAAAAATGCTCGCCCATTCATCAAACTTCCTGAGTACTCAGTCGAACAAAAGAAACTTGTCCTCGATCAAGCTCGCCTCATCCTTTCTCAAATCTACATTAACCGTGAACTAAAAATAAAAGACTTCGGGCCAACAGCGAACCCAATTCCTTACTTAAATAAAATCGAATCTGAACTAAGCACAATCTCTGATCTATCTTTCCACAAACAATTAAGTGATATTTTCTTTCGCTTTCGCGATCTACATACTCTTTATTATCTTCCTAAACCTTTTGCTTGTTACGACTCATTCCTGCCTTTTACTTTCAAGGAAGTAACTGCTGCTAATGGAAAAAAAGTTATCGCTGTCTCAACGATGAGAGATGACGCTGCAGTTTTAAAATTCATGCCTAAGCCTTTTAGATTAAAAATTGGTGATATCGTCACTTCATACAACGGTCTTTCTATTGAAAAGGCCATCCAGGCAAACATGGATCACTCCCTTGGTGCTAACCCAAGTGCGGCCAGAAGAAAAAGTATTGAAAACCTAAGATTCTACCAGCACAACCTTGATCTTCTTCCTGAAAAAGACAGCACCAAATTTGAATTTCAGACAAGTGAAGGCGAAAAATACAAAATGGAAATTCCATGGGTAACCTGGAAAGACTGGAACTGTGTTGGTCAAAAAAATAATCTTGCAGTAAACACAGTAAGAAAAGCACCAATGGCCGAAGCAAAAAAAGATAGAGCTGACGTTGATCAAACGGGTGAATCTACTCTTTACTGGCAAATCAATAAAACGAAATTTGGAAATTTTGGTTACATTGAACTTATGAGTTTTGACCCGATCGATGTAACAGTTAACGAAGTCGTTACAAAGGTTAAAAACTTACTTCAAAATGAACTTAAAAATACAGACGGACTAATGATTGATCTTCGTGGCAACACAGGTGGACGACTTCCCCTGGCGGAAAGAATGATCCAATTATTTAGCCCACATGAAATTCAACCTCACACTTATATTCTAAGAAATAGTGAAGCTAATGCTTTTTATACGGCATTAACACCAATGGATCTTTTTACAAAAGCACTAGAAGAAGCTCAACGTACAAACTCTCCTTTCACTAAAAAATTACCGATTGATTCGGTCGAAGAAGTCAATGACTTAGGCCAAGTCTACTTTAAACCAGTAGCGGTTTATGTAGACTCTAACTGCTACTCTGCTTGCGATACTTTCGCAGCTCACGTTCAAGATCATAAAGTCGCAACAGTTTTCGGCGAAGATCAAACGACAGGTGGTGGCGGAGCTAATGTTTTTAGTCTTGATGAAATACTTGAAGACTTTGAACAATATGGTGTGGACTCAGGCATTTTCAAAAAACTTCCCAATGGTCAGAATATTACCTTTGCTTTCCGTCAGGCATTTAGATCTGGTGTGAATCAAGGTAAGTTAATTGAAGATATTGGTGTAAAAGTTGATCGCATTTCAGCTCCAAGCATGAGTGATCAATTCAATAGCAACAATGACCAGATCCTGGTGCTGGAAAGATTCCTTCAACAGGAATCTAAGAAATATACTTCTAATATCTTCCTTGCCAATGAAGACAGACAAGATTTCTTAATCAACAAGAAAGCAAAATTGATTGCGAGCTGGAACGATACAACGGGAATAGAATTTAAAGTGGATGGCAGAGTCCGTGAGGCACGCGCGATTAAACCAGCAGCAGTGAATGCGGCGATAACTCTTCCTGCGGTCATTGAAACTAATACTGTTGGCGATGGAAGATTCGAAATTCTTGGATCAAGCAAAGATAAAAGAGTCTGGAGAAAAGTTATCAATTATAGAATTGTTCCAGAGAGCAAAGTTATTGGTCTAAACCAATCTTTAAAAATTAATTTAAAGGATAATCAAAGTCTAGCTCTGTACACTCACAACACTCAAAAACAAGATGGATGGAACATAAGTAATAACTCACTATATCTTGGTGATGGATCTTACTACGCTGATATGTCTTTCGCTGAGGCTTCGTTATTTGTAACTCTACCTGTAGCAAGTTATGAATTAAAATTTGATGCTGCTGTTAAAATTGAAAAAGACTTAGATTATATGAAAGTGATCGCTATCGTTAACGGCAAAGAAGTTGTCTTAATTGATAAACTAAGCGGTGATCTACCAATGAAAAACTATAAAGTTGATCTGGCACAGTTTCAAGGACAGGCCATTGAGATTCGTTTTGTATTTGAAAGTGATCCTGAGACGACAGATAAAGGTATTACAATTAAGAATATTTCCTTAACGCCAGTATTAAAATAA
- a CDS encoding VOC family protein translates to MKTVTPYLIFNGNCKEAVNFYNSHLGGELFMTTYGEAPQTDCPSGAENKIIHANLKKGDFNLMASDTPTGTAHVGDNIQLYLHCESREEVEKIYKGLSEGGTQKVPLNDTFWGAYFGMFTDKFGINWMLGFELPRK, encoded by the coding sequence ATGAAAACCGTAACCCCCTATCTAATTTTTAATGGCAACTGCAAAGAAGCAGTGAACTTCTACAACTCCCATCTTGGTGGCGAACTCTTCATGACGACTTATGGAGAAGCTCCTCAAACAGATTGCCCGAGCGGCGCTGAAAATAAAATCATTCATGCTAATTTAAAGAAAGGTGATTTTAATTTAATGGCCAGTGACACTCCAACAGGCACTGCTCATGTAGGAGACAATATTCAACTGTACCTTCATTGTGAAAGTCGTGAAGAAGTTGAAAAGATTTATAAAGGTCTTAGTGAAGGCGGAACACAGAAGGTTCCATTGAATGATACTTTCTGGGGGGCTTACTTTGGAATGTTCACAGACAAATTTGGAATCAATTGGATGCTTGGATTTGAATTACCAAGAAAATAA
- a CDS encoding SOUL family heme-binding protein, whose protein sequence is MEPNNTESEKLHPPIKEKFKSIPETFGIRVNEEPIYNVLKKDGDFEVRHYPKQLIAKITLHGMSYDYFREHAFEKLAAYIFEGSESKKNEQLPMTDPILQHEDPNGAWTMSFILPKEYTLATAPKPKNPEIMLEEVEPYNAAVVTYSGNNKLSKIEEHKKELGEWVKKQNELAMTGHFFIAQYDAPFVVPHLKRNEVQVKVNTVH, encoded by the coding sequence ATGGAACCCAATAATACTGAATCTGAAAAATTACATCCCCCAATCAAAGAAAAATTTAAATCTATACCTGAAACGTTTGGTATTCGGGTTAATGAAGAACCCATTTATAACGTTCTTAAAAAAGATGGTGACTTTGAAGTGAGACATTATCCGAAGCAACTGATTGCGAAAATTACACTTCATGGGATGTCTTATGATTATTTTAGAGAGCATGCTTTTGAAAAGCTTGCAGCCTACATCTTTGAAGGAAGTGAGAGCAAAAAAAACGAGCAGCTTCCTATGACCGATCCGATATTACAACATGAAGATCCTAATGGGGCCTGGACGATGTCATTTATTCTTCCTAAAGAGTACACACTGGCCACGGCCCCGAAGCCTAAAAATCCGGAAATCATGCTGGAGGAAGTTGAGCCTTACAATGCTGCTGTTGTTACCTACTCTGGGAATAATAAGTTAAGCAAGATTGAGGAACATAAAAAAGAATTGGGTGAATGGGTTAAAAAGCAAAATGAGTTAGCGATGACTGGACATTTTTTTATTGCTCAGTATGATGCTCCGTTTGTAGTGCCGCATTTGAAAAGAAATGAGGTTCAAGTGAAGGTTAATACTGTTCATTAG